In one Methylocaldum szegediense genomic region, the following are encoded:
- a CDS encoding HEAT repeat domain-containing protein, which produces MLIILLLGTATYWVTDTSVVSTDVVDIGDRKKPVTPPVDLRMLAEQFGSSPVLTPEQIEEDKQIDDEQVATAGEWLRSIDVQERIDGAEQLAAYPTAEAEKLLVEALITDIDPEVRSTAAQSLSAFESPTDETIAALLAAVEDENEEVRLSALDTLESIATAEETGSRRYKKILAGLKKAAKSKRVPSETREEIRDFLLDQASDR; this is translated from the coding sequence TTGCTCATCATCTTACTGCTCGGCACCGCCACATACTGGGTAACCGACACCTCCGTTGTTTCAACTGACGTCGTCGACATCGGCGATCGCAAGAAACCCGTCACTCCCCCCGTAGACCTTCGCATGCTGGCCGAGCAGTTCGGCAGTTCGCCAGTTTTGACGCCGGAGCAAATCGAAGAAGACAAGCAGATCGATGACGAACAGGTGGCGACTGCAGGCGAGTGGCTTCGAAGCATCGATGTACAGGAACGCATCGACGGGGCTGAGCAATTGGCCGCTTATCCAACGGCAGAAGCAGAAAAACTCTTGGTCGAAGCCTTGATCACCGATATCGATCCGGAAGTGCGGAGCACGGCGGCACAAAGCCTTTCCGCATTCGAAAGTCCCACGGATGAGACCATTGCCGCGTTACTCGCTGCCGTCGAGGATGAAAACGAAGAGGTGCGCCTAAGCGCGCTGGACACGCTGGAAAGTATCGCCACCGCCGAAGAAACCGGCTCGCGCCGATATAAGAAGATTCTCGCGGGGCTCAAAAAGGCCGCGAAATCCAAACGAGTACCATCCGAAACGCGGGAAGAGATCCGCGATTTTCTGCTCGATCAAGCATCCGATCGCTGA
- a CDS encoding GlcG/HbpS family heme-binding protein translates to MRFGLRGSIIYVPETVKKDQTMTRVNRLLSKAILASAVLGLGSGTAFAACKDVNYDQLSSVGRSIVPGNGAAGGTPNGGLDFPMWVTVVDENSKIWHVVNTFGNGANTGSTWLLSRVISAQKANTANGLSTDNFAISTAMLYSEVNPGGSLYGLQHSNPVDATRAYGGSPNAFGTKNDPLKNKRIGGVNVFGGGLALYKDGKKVGAIGVSGDTSCTDHIVAWNIRAALNLGGTPNPDTLNVEDTPTPGNFSHPPCLNLIEHESITHVGGLE, encoded by the coding sequence ATGAGGTTCGGCTTACGGGGATCGATCATCTACGTTCCAGAAACTGTAAAAAAGGATCAAACTATGACCAGAGTCAACCGTCTTCTTTCAAAAGCAATCCTCGCGAGCGCAGTACTGGGCTTAGGAAGTGGAACCGCTTTCGCGGCCTGCAAAGACGTCAACTATGACCAGTTATCCTCAGTTGGTAGAAGCATAGTGCCGGGAAATGGCGCTGCGGGCGGAACACCTAATGGCGGTCTCGACTTTCCGATGTGGGTAACGGTAGTTGACGAAAACAGCAAGATTTGGCATGTCGTCAACACCTTTGGCAACGGCGCTAACACCGGTTCCACTTGGCTGTTGAGCCGCGTTATCTCCGCCCAAAAAGCCAACACGGCCAATGGGCTTAGCACCGACAACTTCGCGATTTCAACCGCGATGTTGTACAGCGAAGTCAATCCAGGCGGGAGCCTCTATGGCCTGCAACACAGCAATCCGGTCGATGCTACCCGGGCCTATGGCGGTAGTCCGAACGCCTTCGGCACCAAGAATGATCCGCTGAAAAACAAGCGCATCGGCGGGGTAAATGTTTTCGGCGGCGGCCTTGCCCTGTATAAGGATGGCAAAAAGGTTGGGGCTATCGGCGTATCGGGAGACACATCCTGCACAGACCATATCGTGGCATGGAATATACGTGCGGCCTTGAACCTCGGAGGCACTCCGAATCCGGATACTTTGAACGTGGAAGATACGCCGACTCCGGGAAACTTCTCGCATCCGCCCTGCCTCAATCTGATCGAGCACGAGTCGATTACGCACGTTGGCGGTCTTGAATGA
- a CDS encoding ABC transporter substrate-binding protein: MKSVIGLFVLLILIGPAQAAPSGSTIRIGMLAFGTLNWELAVIQEEGLDKAQGIAVETMPLASSEAGKIALQGGSVDLIVSDWIWVANQRGQNADVTFLPYSTSHGALVVPADSPIRNIGDLKGKRLGIAGGGLDKNWLLLRALAQKEYGLDLERSAEKVFGAPPLLNQQLQQGKLDAVLNYWNFAAKLEAQGYRRIIDGRGILQGLGIEDDVPSLGYVFREDWAKSHEDALSAFLKASDTAKKSICESDAVWRKIVPLTQETDERIQNHLRHHYCDGRIKNWGETEKKAAAEIYELLHRYGGERLTGKSGILPDGVFWH, from the coding sequence ATGAAATCAGTTATCGGCCTTTTTGTTCTTCTGATCCTAATCGGTCCAGCTCAGGCTGCCCCCTCCGGCTCGACTATCCGTATCGGCATGCTCGCGTTCGGCACGCTTAACTGGGAGCTCGCCGTTATCCAGGAGGAAGGACTCGATAAAGCTCAGGGAATCGCCGTAGAAACCATGCCGCTCGCCAGCTCCGAAGCGGGAAAAATCGCTCTGCAGGGCGGAAGCGTCGACCTGATTGTGTCCGACTGGATCTGGGTGGCCAATCAGCGCGGGCAAAACGCGGATGTTACTTTCCTGCCCTACTCCACTAGCCATGGGGCACTGGTCGTGCCGGCGGACTCCCCTATCCGCAATATCGGCGATCTCAAGGGCAAGCGGTTGGGTATAGCGGGCGGCGGGCTGGACAAGAACTGGCTGCTGCTGCGCGCTCTGGCTCAAAAGGAGTATGGACTGGATCTCGAGCGATCGGCCGAAAAGGTTTTCGGCGCGCCGCCCCTGCTCAATCAGCAGTTACAGCAGGGCAAGCTGGATGCTGTCCTGAATTACTGGAATTTTGCCGCCAAACTGGAAGCTCAGGGCTATCGCCGTATCATCGATGGGCGCGGCATACTGCAAGGTTTGGGCATTGAGGACGATGTGCCGAGTCTCGGTTATGTGTTTCGGGAAGACTGGGCCAAATCTCACGAAGACGCACTTTCAGCTTTTCTGAAAGCCTCGGATACAGCCAAGAAATCGATCTGCGAGTCGGATGCCGTTTGGCGCAAGATCGTCCCGCTGACACAGGAAACCGATGAGCGAATACAGAATCATTTGCGGCATCATTACTGTGACGGAAGAATCAAGAATTGGGGGGAAACCGAAAAGAAAGCAGCCGCCGAAATCTACGAACTATTGCATCGATACGGCGGGGAGCGGCTGACGGGAAAGTCCGGAATATTACCTGACGGGGTGTTCTGGCATTGA
- a CDS encoding lipid II flippase MurJ: MNIGKNPKAETLLGAVWSSVFWKGLDRLASLVKHIFIASAIGLSAELDVFYMATGLLGVLVLSWSGIIDILAVPELVQYDRSGNQARFQALAGGLFSLCLLFSVILALSVYASWDIWTRLAFGFTDERETLLKEAIPWLLPLLFLYIPVRFLGALHRARRNFSLFYQSEFIISLVILFCVIFFTKAPRVLLWSYSLGISVSFLFLFLPSLRVFRPWGNPFGSEVKALLPLLPGLWVLSGIFYVYELVQKQFVSLLHEGAVGAIAYAWTLVRLPSVLMNVGGAFITVYAENRSNPEKIRENLDNLISVTITVTIPISIILFFFGQDFVGLVLERGLFSRTDTETVGEAVAYFSLAMVPLALISPLEQVFRVERKLRLIVRRLLAGLMLFVVFCLYFVVGHNMGIKGIALATSLSYWGMLLSSLHGIIALGIQISIFRHLRWAFIVMSLGILAMIPGYWIGGLANSYWLLLPQSITILGITILGASLFHWEDGALIRELVHRSLFRWKPKRAC; the protein is encoded by the coding sequence ATGAACATAGGCAAGAATCCGAAAGCAGAAACGCTGCTGGGTGCCGTATGGTCTTCGGTATTCTGGAAAGGTCTGGATCGGCTAGCGTCTCTGGTCAAACACATTTTCATCGCTTCAGCCATAGGTCTGTCGGCGGAGCTAGATGTGTTTTACATGGCTACCGGGCTTCTAGGAGTATTGGTTTTGAGCTGGTCTGGCATTATCGATATTCTTGCCGTACCGGAACTCGTGCAATACGATCGGTCTGGGAATCAAGCAAGATTTCAAGCCCTGGCCGGCGGTTTGTTTTCGCTTTGCCTACTGTTTTCCGTGATATTGGCCCTATCTGTTTATGCTTCTTGGGATATTTGGACGCGACTGGCCTTTGGATTTACTGACGAAAGGGAAACTTTACTTAAGGAGGCCATTCCGTGGCTGTTACCCTTGCTTTTTCTATACATCCCGGTAAGGTTTCTCGGGGCTTTGCATCGAGCTAGAAGAAATTTCTCGCTGTTCTATCAGAGCGAATTCATCATCTCGCTTGTAATTCTGTTTTGCGTGATTTTCTTTACTAAGGCGCCTCGCGTTCTCCTTTGGTCCTATAGCTTGGGGATAAGCGTATCGTTTTTATTTCTGTTTCTCCCGTCCCTACGGGTTTTTAGACCCTGGGGGAATCCATTCGGCAGTGAAGTGAAAGCTCTACTTCCGTTGTTGCCGGGGCTATGGGTTTTATCGGGAATATTCTATGTTTACGAACTCGTGCAAAAGCAATTCGTATCCCTGCTGCATGAAGGTGCTGTCGGAGCTATAGCGTATGCTTGGACTTTGGTTAGATTGCCTTCGGTGTTGATGAATGTTGGAGGGGCTTTCATCACGGTTTATGCGGAAAACCGAAGCAACCCGGAGAAAATTCGGGAAAACCTCGATAATCTGATCTCCGTAACGATCACTGTGACTATTCCGATCAGTATCATTCTGTTTTTCTTCGGCCAGGATTTCGTGGGATTGGTACTCGAAAGGGGGCTGTTTTCGCGGACGGATACCGAAACGGTTGGCGAAGCGGTGGCGTATTTCAGTTTAGCGATGGTGCCTCTGGCTCTAATCAGTCCTTTGGAGCAGGTGTTCCGCGTCGAACGGAAATTACGCCTAATCGTCCGAAGGTTATTGGCAGGTTTGATGTTGTTTGTAGTCTTTTGTCTGTATTTCGTTGTCGGACACAATATGGGAATAAAAGGGATTGCCCTAGCGACTTCTCTGAGTTATTGGGGAATGTTGTTATCGTCTTTGCACGGCATCATCGCCTTGGGTATACAGATCAGCATCTTTCGCCATCTGAGATGGGCTTTTATCGTCATGTCATTAGGGATACTTGCGATGATTCCAGGGTATTGGATAGGGGGCTTAGCGAATTCCTATTGGCTGTTGTTACCGCAGAGCATAACGATACTAGGCATTACGATACTCGGCGCCTCGTTGTTTCATTGGGAAGACGGTGCTCTGATTCGCGAGCTTGTTCACCGTTCGCTCTTCCGATGGAAACCGAAGCGTGCTTGCTGA